The following are encoded together in the Streptomyces sp. NBC_01465 genome:
- a CDS encoding serine hydrolase domain-containing protein produces MTSYERTLLPRSAPAALGVSSRAITMLLDRLEEESVECHSIMVVRRGHVIAEGWWAPYSAERVTGRGLPEYLDERLFTPMGVDHAEWDRAASGAAFGFHGLHLTTEAVAAFGELLRCGGMWGGQQLVPRAWVELATRRHIDCEWILDGTDQTDFARGYGYQFWMSRNGFHGHGSFGQRCVVVPSLDLVLAVTAQGDSQEVFDALWECLLPGMDRADSAEDDEILADLYVIATPHRVRLLVDADTGTATARWSAVPLTGLRLELHVRVPLMTRSDVA; encoded by the coding sequence ATGACTTCGTATGAGCGCACCCTGCTTCCCCGTTCGGCTCCGGCTGCCCTGGGGGTGTCGTCCCGTGCGATCACCATGCTGCTCGACCGGCTCGAAGAGGAATCCGTCGAGTGCCACTCGATCATGGTCGTACGCCGCGGCCACGTCATCGCCGAAGGCTGGTGGGCGCCGTACTCGGCCGAGCGGGTCACGGGGCGCGGCCTCCCGGAGTACCTCGACGAGCGCCTCTTCACGCCGATGGGTGTCGACCACGCCGAGTGGGACCGGGCGGCGAGCGGTGCCGCCTTCGGATTCCACGGCCTGCACCTGACGACCGAGGCCGTCGCCGCCTTCGGTGAACTGCTGCGGTGCGGAGGCATGTGGGGCGGCCAACAGCTCGTCCCGCGCGCGTGGGTGGAGCTCGCGACCCGACGGCACATCGACTGCGAGTGGATCCTCGACGGGACGGACCAGACGGACTTCGCCCGCGGGTACGGCTACCAGTTCTGGATGTCGCGGAACGGCTTCCACGGGCACGGTTCCTTCGGTCAGCGGTGCGTGGTGGTCCCCTCGCTCGATCTTGTGCTCGCCGTGACCGCCCAGGGGGACTCCCAGGAGGTGTTCGACGCCCTGTGGGAGTGCCTGCTGCCTGGCATGGACCGGGCGGACAGCGCCGAGGACGACGAGATCCTGGCCGACCTCTACGTCATCGCCACCCCGCACCGCGTCCGGCTGCTCGTCGACGCCGACACGGGCACCGCGACGGCGAGATGGAGCGCCGTGCCCCTCACCGGCCTCCGTCTGGAACTGCATGTGCGGGTGCCGTTGATGACACGGTCCGACGTCGCGTAG
- a CDS encoding M55 family metallopeptidase yields the protein MKILISADMEGATGVTWPADVLPGTPQWERCRSMFTSDVNAAALGFFDGGADEVLVNEAHWSMRNLLLEQLDDRVQMLTGRHKSLSMVEGVQHGDVDGIAFVGYHTGAGMEGVLAHTYLANQITGVWLNGKRASEGLLNAHVVAEYGVPVVLFTGDDLACEDALGYAPEARKVAVKDHVSRYAAVCRTPARTAADIRAAAKDATSLAVRHAPVHGGEFTVEMEFDAEHLADAATVVPGAERTGERRVAYTSEAMYEAIRTFKAVTTIVSAAVEEQYG from the coding sequence ATGAAGATCCTCATCAGCGCCGACATGGAGGGCGCGACGGGGGTGACCTGGCCGGCCGACGTGCTGCCGGGCACCCCGCAGTGGGAGCGCTGCCGCTCCATGTTCACCTCCGACGTGAACGCGGCCGCGCTCGGCTTCTTCGACGGGGGCGCCGACGAGGTGCTCGTCAACGAGGCCCACTGGTCCATGCGCAATCTGCTGCTCGAGCAGCTGGACGACCGTGTGCAGATGCTCACCGGACGCCACAAGTCGCTCTCGATGGTGGAGGGTGTGCAGCACGGAGACGTCGACGGCATCGCCTTCGTCGGGTACCACACGGGTGCCGGCATGGAGGGTGTGCTGGCGCACACCTATCTGGCCAACCAGATCACCGGCGTGTGGCTCAACGGGAAGCGGGCCAGCGAGGGTCTGCTCAACGCCCATGTGGTCGCGGAGTACGGCGTTCCCGTGGTGCTCTTCACCGGTGACGACCTGGCCTGCGAGGACGCCCTGGGGTATGCGCCCGAGGCCCGCAAGGTGGCGGTGAAGGACCATGTCTCGCGGTATGCGGCGGTCTGCCGCACACCGGCGAGGACCGCGGCCGACATCCGCGCCGCGGCGAAGGACGCGACGTCTCTGGCCGTACGGCACGCACCCGTGCACGGCGGGGAGTTCACCGTGGAGATGGAGTTCGACGCCGAGCATCTGGCGGACGCCGCCACGGTGGTTCCGGGGGCCGAACGGACCGGTGAACGGCGCGTCGCGTACACCAGCGAGGCGATGTATGAGGCCATTCGCACCTTCAAGGCCGTCACGACGATCGTCTCGGCCGCAGTGGAGGAGCAGTATGGCTGA
- a CDS encoding M20/M25/M40 family metallo-hydrolase, whose amino-acid sequence MADMRAVDAQALEEVVAFTSDLIRIDTTNRGGGDCQERPAAEYVAAKLAETGLEPVLLERTPGRTNVVARIEGTDPSADALLVHGHLDVVPAEPADWTVHPFSGEVRDGMVWGRGAIDMKNMDAMVLAVVRAWARQGIRPRRDIVIAYTADEEASAIDGSDFLATQHPGLFEGCTEGISESGAYSFHPGSGMEIYPIAAGERGTGWLKLTAHGRAGHGSKVNRANAVTRLAAAMTRIGEHEWPVRLTPTVRAALRELAALYGIETDVEAAGFDVDALLEKLGPAAALVDATVRNSSNPTMLDAGYKVNVIPGHASGFVDGRTLPGGEEEFRETLDRLTGPDVEWEFAHREIALQAPVDSPTFAKLRAAVERFAPGAHVVPFCMSGGTDAKQFSRLGITGYGFSPVRMPVGLDYQALFHGVDERVPVDGLHFGVNVLDHYLQSA is encoded by the coding sequence ATGGCTGACATGCGGGCAGTTGATGCGCAGGCGCTGGAGGAGGTCGTCGCCTTCACCTCGGACCTGATCCGGATCGACACCACCAACCGGGGCGGGGGAGACTGCCAGGAGCGCCCGGCCGCGGAGTACGTGGCGGCGAAGCTGGCCGAAACCGGCCTGGAACCCGTCCTGTTGGAGCGCACACCCGGGCGGACCAATGTGGTCGCCCGGATCGAGGGCACGGATCCCTCCGCCGATGCCCTTCTTGTGCACGGGCACCTCGACGTCGTCCCCGCCGAACCGGCCGACTGGACCGTCCACCCCTTCTCCGGGGAGGTCAGGGACGGGATGGTGTGGGGCCGCGGCGCCATCGACATGAAGAACATGGACGCGATGGTCCTCGCCGTCGTACGGGCCTGGGCGCGCCAGGGGATCCGGCCGCGGCGCGACATCGTCATCGCGTACACCGCCGACGAGGAGGCCAGCGCGATCGACGGCTCGGACTTCCTCGCCACGCAGCACCCCGGACTCTTCGAGGGCTGCACCGAGGGCATCAGCGAGTCGGGCGCCTACTCCTTCCATCCCGGTTCCGGCATGGAGATCTATCCGATCGCGGCCGGCGAGCGCGGCACGGGATGGCTCAAGCTCACCGCGCACGGCCGCGCCGGCCACGGCTCCAAGGTGAACCGGGCCAACGCGGTGACCCGGCTGGCCGCGGCCATGACCCGGATCGGCGAGCACGAGTGGCCGGTGCGGCTCACTCCGACCGTGCGGGCCGCGCTGCGTGAACTTGCCGCGCTGTACGGCATCGAGACGGATGTCGAGGCCGCCGGGTTCGATGTGGACGCGCTGCTGGAGAAGCTCGGCCCGGCCGCCGCACTCGTCGACGCGACCGTGCGCAACAGCTCCAACCCGACGATGCTGGACGCCGGTTACAAGGTCAACGTGATCCCCGGGCACGCGAGCGGCTTCGTCGACGGCCGGACGCTGCCCGGCGGCGAGGAGGAGTTCCGCGAGACGCTCGACCGGCTCACCGGACCTGACGTGGAGTGGGAGTTCGCGCACCGGGAGATCGCCCTCCAGGCGCCCGTGGACTCCCCGACCTTCGCCAAACTGCGCGCCGCCGTCGAACGGTTCGCGCCCGGGGCGCACGTCGTGCCGTTCTGCATGTCGGGCGGCACCGACGCCAAGCAGTTCTCCCGGCTCGGCATCACCGGCTACGGCTTCTCGCCGGTCCGGATGCCCGTCGGGCTCGATTACCAGGCGCTCTTCCACGGGGTGGACGAGCGCGTCCCGGTCGACGGTCTGCACTTCGGCGTGAACGTGCTCGACCACTATCTGCAGTCCGCCTGA
- a CDS encoding prolyl oligopeptidase family serine peptidase produces MVPMGPYGTWPSPIDGALAASHDGMPEYVGAVGDEIWWTAPRPAEGGRRALMRRRADGSEESVLPAPWNVRSRVIEYGGRPWAGAASATGTPLVVFVHFPDQRLYAYEPDGGAEPRPLTPVSAVGGGLRWVDPTIRVEAGEVWCVLEEFTGEAPTDVRRVIAAVPLDGSAADDRGAVRELSDGRHRFVTGPRLSPDGRQAAWIGWDHPRMPWDGTEVMLGQVTADGPFTEVRSVAGGPEESIPQVGWTADGQLLFASDRGGWWNLYRGADETPLCPREEEFGGPLWKIGLQWFQPLENGLIAVVHGAGTTTLGILDPETGELVDAAGPWTAWSSTLAVHGTRVVGVAASPRSGYEIVELDTRTGRTRVIGAAHHDAVDPAYYPEPQIRTFTGPEGRDIHAHIYPPHSPDRIAPDDELPPYVVWAHGGPTGHAPLVLDLEIAYFTSRGIGVAEVNYGGSAGYGREYRNRLREQWGVVDVEDCAAVARALAAEGTADAARLAIRGGSAGGWTTAASLAFTDVYACGTVLFPILDLTDWASADGTHDFESQYLESLIGPLAEVPDRYRDRSPAQHAESVTAPFLLLQGLDDVICPPVQCERFLAQMAGRGIPHAYLTFEGEGHGFRRADTLIRALEAELSLYAQTYRISRPDVPALELDK; encoded by the coding sequence ATGGTGCCCATGGGGCCGTACGGAACCTGGCCGTCGCCGATCGACGGGGCGCTCGCGGCCTCGCACGACGGGATGCCGGAGTACGTCGGAGCGGTCGGCGACGAGATCTGGTGGACGGCGCCGCGTCCCGCCGAAGGCGGCAGGCGCGCGCTGATGCGACGGCGCGCGGATGGCAGCGAGGAGTCGGTGCTGCCCGCTCCCTGGAACGTACGCAGCCGCGTCATCGAGTACGGCGGCCGGCCCTGGGCCGGAGCGGCGAGCGCGACGGGCACCCCGCTCGTCGTCTTCGTCCACTTCCCCGACCAGCGGCTGTACGCGTACGAACCGGACGGCGGCGCGGAGCCCAGGCCGCTCACCCCCGTCTCGGCGGTCGGCGGCGGGCTGCGCTGGGTGGACCCCACGATCCGCGTCGAGGCGGGCGAAGTCTGGTGCGTCCTGGAGGAGTTCACCGGCGAGGCGCCGACCGATGTGCGCCGGGTGATCGCCGCCGTACCGCTGGACGGATCGGCCGCGGACGACCGTGGTGCCGTACGCGAACTCTCCGACGGACGGCACCGGTTCGTCACCGGGCCGCGCCTCTCGCCCGACGGGCGACAGGCCGCGTGGATCGGCTGGGACCACCCCCGGATGCCGTGGGACGGTACCGAAGTGATGCTCGGCCAGGTGACCGCGGACGGTCCCTTCACCGAGGTACGGAGCGTGGCCGGCGGCCCCGAGGAGTCCATCCCGCAGGTCGGCTGGACCGCCGACGGACAACTCCTCTTCGCCTCCGACCGCGGCGGCTGGTGGAACCTCTACCGGGGCGCGGACGAGACCCCGCTCTGCCCGCGCGAGGAGGAGTTCGGCGGGCCGCTCTGGAAGATCGGGCTGCAGTGGTTCCAGCCGCTGGAGAACGGTCTGATCGCCGTCGTCCACGGCGCGGGCACCACCACGCTGGGCATACTCGACCCCGAGACCGGCGAGCTGGTCGACGCCGCGGGACCGTGGACCGCCTGGTCGTCGACGCTCGCCGTGCACGGCACCCGGGTCGTCGGCGTCGCCGCCAGCCCGCGCAGCGGGTACGAGATCGTGGAGCTCGACACCCGTACGGGACGGACCCGCGTCATCGGCGCGGCGCACCACGACGCCGTGGACCCGGCGTACTACCCCGAACCGCAGATCCGTACCTTCACCGGCCCCGAGGGCCGCGACATCCACGCCCACATCTACCCGCCGCACAGTCCCGACCGCATCGCACCCGACGACGAACTGCCGCCCTACGTGGTGTGGGCGCACGGCGGTCCCACCGGACACGCACCGCTCGTACTCGACCTGGAGATCGCCTACTTCACCTCGCGCGGAATCGGGGTCGCCGAGGTCAACTACGGCGGCTCCGCCGGCTACGGACGCGAGTACCGCAACCGGCTGCGCGAGCAGTGGGGCGTCGTCGACGTCGAGGACTGCGCGGCCGTCGCCCGGGCGCTCGCCGCCGAGGGCACCGCCGACGCCGCCCGCCTCGCGATCCGCGGCGGCAGCGCGGGCGGCTGGACCACTGCGGCCTCGCTCGCGTTCACCGACGTCTACGCCTGCGGCACCGTCCTCTTCCCGATCCTCGACCTCACCGACTGGGCGTCGGCCGACGGCACCCACGACTTCGAGTCCCAGTACCTGGAGAGCCTGATCGGGCCGCTGGCGGAGGTCCCCGACCGCTACCGCGACCGCTCGCCCGCCCAACACGCGGAGAGCGTCACCGCGCCCTTCCTGCTCCTTCAGGGGCTCGACGACGTGATCTGCCCGCCCGTGCAGTGCGAACGCTTCCTCGCGCAGATGGCCGGGCGCGGCATCCCGCACGCGTACCTCACCTTCGAGGGGGAGGGGCACGGCTTCCGCAGGGCCGACACCCTGATCCGCGCGCTCGAGGCCGAACTCTCCCTCTACGCACAGACCTATCGAATCTCCCGTCCCGACGTCCCCGCACTGGAGCTCGACAAGTGA
- a CDS encoding S66 peptidase family protein, with the protein MTLTPLTRPARLRPGARVAVVAPSGPLPEDRLQAGLDILRGWDLDPFVLDHVLDRHPQFPYLAGTDEARARDLQAAWCDPSVDAVFCARGGYGVQRMVDLLDWTAMRAAGPKVFLGYSDITALHEAFAVRLGLATLHGPMVAAMSFLKDERTQESLRATLFEPESVQTLGLDTARTLVPGQARGITLGGCVSLLAADLGTPHARPSARGGLLMIEDIGEEPYRLDRILTQLLRSGWLDGVAGIALGSWEECGPYDDVRAVLLERLGTLGVPIVEEFGFGHCTTAETVPFGVPALLDADAGTLTLEVPALS; encoded by the coding sequence GTGACCCTCACGCCCCTGACCCGGCCCGCGCGACTGAGGCCGGGGGCCCGGGTGGCCGTCGTGGCCCCGAGCGGTCCCCTGCCCGAGGACCGGCTCCAGGCGGGCCTCGACATCCTGCGCGGCTGGGACCTGGACCCGTTCGTCCTGGACCATGTCCTCGACCGGCACCCGCAGTTCCCGTACCTCGCTGGTACGGACGAGGCGCGCGCCAGGGACCTCCAGGCGGCCTGGTGCGACCCGTCCGTGGACGCGGTCTTCTGCGCCCGCGGCGGGTACGGCGTCCAGCGCATGGTCGATCTGCTCGACTGGACGGCGATGCGCGCGGCCGGCCCGAAGGTCTTCCTCGGATACAGCGACATCACCGCCCTGCACGAGGCGTTCGCCGTCCGGCTGGGTCTCGCCACCCTGCACGGACCGATGGTCGCGGCGATGTCCTTCCTCAAGGACGAGCGCACCCAGGAGTCCCTGCGCGCCACGCTCTTCGAGCCCGAGTCGGTGCAAACGCTCGGCCTCGACACGGCCCGCACCCTGGTTCCCGGGCAGGCACGCGGCATCACCCTGGGCGGGTGCGTCTCCCTGCTCGCCGCCGATCTGGGCACACCGCACGCCCGTCCCTCCGCGCGTGGCGGGCTGCTGATGATCGAGGACATCGGGGAGGAGCCGTACCGTCTCGACCGGATCCTCACCCAACTCCTGCGGTCCGGCTGGCTGGACGGAGTCGCCGGGATCGCCCTCGGCTCGTGGGAGGAGTGCGGTCCGTACGACGACGTGCGCGCGGTCCTCCTGGAGCGGCTCGGCACACTGGGTGTGCCCATCGTCGAGGAGTTCGGTTTCGGCCACTGCACCACGGCGGAGACCGTGCCGTTCGGCGTACCCGCCCTGCTCGACGCCGACGCGGGCACGCTCACTCTGGAGGTACCGGCCCTGAGCTGA
- a CDS encoding CocE/NonD family hydrolase: protein MVLSVEVVLSRSRKALAMAVGAAAIAAPLTFTGPASATTADYTVTPLKFTVQAGGRSCTVDADLYRPAGVDRQHTAPAVLTTNGFGGAKSDGGTAGTAKAFASRGYVALAYSGLGFGNSGCLISLDDPRIDGRAASKLVDFLAGSLAADDGTKADYVTRDGRNDPRVGMIGGSYGGAVQMAAASVDHRIDALVPMITWNDLSYALDPNNAGQRRGVSSDTAGVFKYQWSNGFYLIGESQPILNPGSLDPSRINTLDCLHFVSDACSTMRLLNSGSYPRDKTEDMQDYARSVSPVSYLKGVRAPTLLIQGQTDSLFNLNEATATYKTLKAQGTEAKMIWQSPGHSGGQAAGELNLAQGNLETSYTGQRVLAWFDRYLQHKHSTDTGPAFAYYRAYESGYGEARSLPALSQKLYLSGDGKLVDNRHKVTRGARTYTNLLTPTSHSEFSLAGSLGLPDPAPFDAPGTYLGWSTQPLTEAVDVVGSPKATLKVLSPVAAHTQRSHDAANKLVLFAKVYDVAPDGTKTLVNRLVAPVRVPDVNKPFTVNLPGIVHRYEAGHRLEFVIAASDDAYVGNKGIKPVTVVSAPGSTGALELPVVSGSLKD from the coding sequence ATGGTCCTCAGTGTGGAGGTCGTCCTGTCCAGATCCCGTAAAGCGCTCGCCATGGCCGTCGGTGCGGCAGCCATTGCCGCACCGCTGACGTTCACCGGCCCGGCCAGTGCCACGACCGCCGACTACACCGTCACCCCGCTGAAGTTCACCGTCCAGGCGGGCGGCCGCAGTTGCACCGTGGACGCGGACCTCTACCGCCCGGCCGGAGTCGACCGGCAGCACACCGCTCCTGCCGTCCTCACCACCAACGGATTCGGCGGCGCCAAGTCCGACGGCGGCACCGCCGGCACGGCCAAGGCCTTCGCGTCCCGCGGCTATGTGGCGCTCGCCTACTCGGGTCTGGGCTTCGGCAATTCGGGCTGTCTGATCTCGCTCGACGACCCGCGCATCGACGGCCGCGCGGCCTCGAAGCTCGTCGACTTCCTGGCGGGCTCCCTGGCGGCCGACGACGGCACCAAGGCCGACTACGTCACGCGCGACGGCCGGAACGATCCCCGCGTGGGCATGATCGGCGGCTCGTACGGCGGCGCGGTCCAGATGGCCGCCGCCTCGGTGGACCACCGGATCGACGCACTCGTCCCGATGATCACCTGGAACGACCTCTCCTACGCGCTCGACCCGAACAACGCCGGACAGCGCAGGGGAGTCAGCTCCGACACCGCCGGTGTCTTCAAGTACCAGTGGTCCAACGGCTTCTACCTCATCGGCGAGAGCCAGCCCATCCTCAACCCCGGCAGCCTCGACCCGTCCCGCATCAACACCCTGGACTGTCTGCACTTCGTCTCCGACGCCTGCAGCACGATGCGGCTCCTCAACTCGGGCAGCTACCCGCGCGACAAGACCGAGGACATGCAGGACTACGCCCGCAGCGTCTCCCCGGTCTCGTACCTGAAGGGCGTCAGGGCCCCCACGCTCCTGATCCAGGGCCAGACCGACAGCCTGTTCAACCTCAACGAGGCGACGGCGACGTACAAGACGCTCAAGGCGCAGGGCACCGAGGCCAAGATGATCTGGCAGTCCCCGGGCCACAGCGGCGGCCAGGCCGCGGGTGAACTCAACCTCGCCCAGGGCAACTTGGAGACCAGCTACACCGGGCAGCGCGTCCTGGCCTGGTTCGACCGCTACCTCCAGCACAAGCACTCCACGGACACCGGCCCCGCCTTCGCGTACTACCGGGCCTACGAGAGCGGCTACGGCGAGGCCAGGTCGCTCCCCGCCCTCTCCCAGAAGCTCTACCTCTCCGGCGACGGCAAGCTCGTCGACAACCGGCACAAGGTGACCCGCGGCGCCCGTACGTACACGAACCTGCTGACCCCCACCAGCCACTCCGAGTTCTCCCTCGCGGGATCGCTCGGCCTGCCCGACCCGGCGCCGTTCGACGCCCCCGGCACCTATCTGGGCTGGTCCACGCAGCCGCTCACCGAGGCCGTCGACGTCGTCGGCTCGCCCAAGGCGACGCTCAAGGTCCTCTCGCCCGTGGCCGCGCACACCCAGCGCTCGCACGACGCCGCCAACAAGCTCGTGCTCTTCGCCAAGGTCTACGACGTGGCACCCGACGGCACCAAGACGCTGGTCAACCGTCTCGTCGCACCGGTGCGCGTACCGGACGTGAACAAGCCGTTCACGGTGAACCTGCCGGGCATCGTGCACCGTTACGAGGCGGGCCACCGCCTGGAGTTCGTGATCGCCGCCAGCGACGACGCGTACGTCGGCAACAAGGGCATCAAGCCCGTCACGGTGGTCAGCGCCCCCGGATCGACGGGGGCGCTCGAACTCCCCGTCGTCAGCGGGTCGTTGAAGGACTGA
- a CDS encoding adenosine deaminase: MHLSDILRAPKAVLHDHLDGGLRPATIVELAREAGYTALPTEDPDALALWFRNAADSGSLERYLETFAHTCAVMQTREALERIAAECAEDLAADGVVYAEVRYAPEQHLEQGLSLDEVVEAVNAGFREGERRTGGRIVVRALLTGMRHTDRSLEIAELTVAHRERGVAGFDIAGGEIGNPPARHLPAFQHLKRASCHFTIHAGEAVGAESVHEAVQVCGAERIGHGVRITDDIAEDGTLGHLASYIRDNGITLEICPTSNLQTGAAKSYATHPIEELRRLGFRVTLNTDNRLVSGTTMSQEFRHMADAFGYGPEVFEELTVAAVESAFLPLPERRRIIEEVIRPGYAALSPSTTR, encoded by the coding sequence ATGCACTTGTCTGACATCCTCCGCGCACCCAAGGCCGTACTCCACGACCACCTCGACGGCGGACTGCGCCCCGCCACCATCGTCGAGCTGGCCCGCGAGGCCGGATACACCGCTCTGCCCACCGAGGACCCGGACGCGCTCGCGCTCTGGTTCAGGAACGCGGCGGACTCCGGATCGCTGGAGCGGTACCTGGAGACCTTCGCACACACCTGCGCGGTGATGCAGACCCGTGAGGCGCTGGAGCGGATCGCGGCGGAGTGCGCCGAGGACCTGGCGGCGGACGGTGTCGTCTACGCGGAGGTGCGGTACGCCCCGGAGCAGCACCTGGAGCAGGGGCTCAGCCTGGACGAGGTCGTCGAGGCCGTGAACGCGGGATTCCGGGAGGGCGAGCGGCGCACCGGCGGGCGGATCGTCGTGCGGGCGCTGCTGACCGGCATGCGGCACACCGACCGCTCGCTGGAGATAGCGGAGCTGACCGTCGCGCACCGCGAGCGCGGCGTGGCCGGCTTCGACATCGCGGGCGGTGAGATCGGCAATCCGCCGGCCCGCCACCTCCCCGCCTTCCAGCACCTCAAGCGCGCCAGCTGCCACTTCACCATCCACGCGGGCGAGGCCGTCGGCGCCGAGTCCGTCCACGAGGCGGTGCAGGTGTGCGGCGCCGAGCGGATCGGGCACGGGGTGCGGATCACCGACGACATCGCGGAGGACGGGACGCTGGGGCACCTGGCCTCGTACATCCGCGACAACGGCATCACGCTGGAGATCTGCCCGACCTCCAACCTCCAGACGGGAGCGGCCAAGAGCTACGCCACGCACCCGATCGAGGAACTGCGCCGGCTCGGTTTCCGGGTCACGCTCAACACGGACAACCGGCTGGTCTCCGGCACCACCATGAGCCAGGAGTTCCGGCACATGGCGGATGCCTTCGGCTACGGCCCCGAGGTCTTCGAGGAGCTGACGGTCGCCGCGGTGGAGTCGGCGTTCCTGCCGCTGCCGGAGCGGAGGCGGATCATCGAAGAGGTGATCCGCCCCGGCTACGCGGCGCTCAGTCCTTCAACGACCCGCTGA
- a CDS encoding GntR family transcriptional regulator, translating into MTVGGQQRRPVVVLYERIADAIHAGTYPPGSTLPSEPKLAAELGVSRPALREALLLLQEDGLLSVRRGVGRTVNDSPPRRGYEHIQPLEELLSARVRPLLRTVEEPTDFTTQHLLAPAGSSLRFWESVLAGDDAAGALSQEWAAPGDVLEKAHPAFAEALEREPAGASMLAVLVGASRGMELTARSGVGATLLGQRRGEQLGRAAGTPAVLVTQVVRCGEVPVLAAKHMLPTGAPALMVLQSN; encoded by the coding sequence GTGACAGTCGGCGGACAGCAGCGCAGGCCGGTCGTCGTCCTGTACGAACGGATCGCGGACGCGATCCACGCGGGGACCTACCCGCCGGGCTCCACCCTGCCCTCCGAGCCCAAGCTCGCGGCCGAGCTGGGAGTGAGCCGGCCCGCCCTGCGCGAGGCACTGCTGCTGCTCCAGGAGGACGGGCTGCTCTCGGTGCGACGGGGGGTCGGCCGTACGGTCAACGACAGCCCGCCCAGGCGCGGTTACGAGCACATCCAGCCCCTGGAGGAGCTGCTGTCCGCCCGGGTGCGGCCGCTGCTGCGGACCGTCGAGGAGCCCACCGACTTCACCACCCAGCATCTGCTCGCGCCCGCCGGTTCCTCGCTCCGCTTCTGGGAGTCCGTGCTGGCCGGGGACGATGCGGCGGGCGCGCTCAGCCAGGAGTGGGCCGCGCCCGGCGACGTACTGGAGAAGGCGCATCCGGCGTTCGCGGAGGCGCTGGAGCGGGAACCTGCGGGGGCGTCGATGCTGGCCGTGCTCGTCGGGGCCTCGCGCGGGATGGAGCTGACCGCGCGCAGCGGTGTGGGGGCGACGCTGCTCGGGCAGCGGCGCGGCGAGCAGCTGGGGCGCGCGGCGGGCACCCCAGCCGTGCTGGTCACCCAGGTCGTACGGTGCGGGGAGGTCCCCGTCCTCGCGGCGAAGCACATGCTGCCGACCGGGGCGCCCGCCCTGATGGTGCTGCAGTCGAACTGA
- a CDS encoding LapA family protein, whose protein sequence is MSPKETSSGDKGGLAGQFTPARIAVIALAVLALIFIFENTRQVKIRLLIPEVSMPLYMALLAMFVIGALCGGYFFRRRNK, encoded by the coding sequence ATGAGCCCCAAGGAAACATCGAGCGGCGACAAGGGCGGCCTCGCCGGCCAGTTCACGCCCGCCAGGATCGCGGTGATCGCGCTCGCGGTCCTCGCGCTGATCTTCATCTTCGAGAACACCCGGCAGGTCAAGATCCGCCTGCTGATCCCCGAAGTCTCGATGCCGCTCTACATGGCCCTGCTCGCGATGTTCGTGATCGGCGCACTCTGCGGCGGTTATTTCTTCAGGAGGCGGAACAAGTGA
- a CDS encoding GNAT family N-acetyltransferase has product MLADVTYLAEGPRVGIRHFSLQDAEEFTAHAGESRTLHHPWLFPPVETGAYTAYARRLIEDPAKAGFLVCERDGDAPGRIAGFININNIVEGAFLSGALGYGAFAHAAGRGLMGEGLGLVTRYAFRTLGLHRLEVNIQPGNEASIALVRRAGFRLEGYSPDFLHIDGAWRDHERWAITAEMLSGRPL; this is encoded by the coding sequence ATGCTTGCTGATGTCACGTATCTCGCCGAGGGCCCCCGCGTGGGCATACGCCACTTCTCGCTGCAGGACGCCGAGGAGTTCACGGCACACGCGGGGGAGAGCCGCACCCTGCACCACCCGTGGCTCTTCCCGCCCGTCGAGACCGGCGCGTACACGGCGTACGCGCGCCGGCTGATCGAGGACCCGGCCAAGGCCGGGTTCCTCGTCTGCGAGCGCGACGGCGACGCACCGGGCCGCATCGCGGGCTTCATCAACATCAACAACATCGTCGAAGGCGCCTTTCTGAGCGGAGCGCTCGGATACGGCGCCTTCGCGCACGCCGCGGGCCGCGGTCTGATGGGCGAAGGCCTCGGCCTGGTGACGCGGTACGCCTTCCGGACGCTGGGACTGCACCGGCTCGAGGTGAACATCCAGCCCGGCAACGAGGCGTCGATCGCGCTGGTGCGCAGGGCGGGTTTCCGGCTCGAGGGGTACTCGCCGGACTTCCTCCACATCGACGGGGCCTGGCGCGACCACGAACGCTGGGCCATCACTGCGGAAATGCTCTCCGGCCGACCCCTCTGA
- a CDS encoding DUF6204 family protein: MSTSHTYRVIVRGVWDGLTDASRSALLAEVDAHGLAGMKFTEEGSLTYDAVLKHFSYRYVVVSDSADGEEMAGVIAEDRAETSLRALGHGFRDLRSTVTDMDTMKINRKGR; the protein is encoded by the coding sequence ATGAGCACGAGCCACACCTACCGGGTGATCGTCCGCGGGGTCTGGGACGGACTGACGGACGCGTCGCGCAGCGCGCTGCTCGCCGAGGTGGACGCGCACGGTCTCGCCGGGATGAAGTTCACCGAGGAGGGCTCGCTCACCTACGACGCCGTGCTCAAGCACTTCTCGTACCGCTACGTCGTCGTCTCGGACTCCGCGGACGGCGAGGAGATGGCCGGCGTGATCGCGGAGGACCGCGCCGAGACCTCCCTCAGGGCGCTGGGCCACGGCTTCCGCGATCTGCGCTCGACCGTCACGGACATGGACACGATGAAGATCAACCGCAAGGGCCGCTGA